The Cloacibacillus sp. genomic interval AGAAAGCCTCCGTCTACGTACAATATCTGTCCATTGACAAAGTCAGAGGCTGCGGAAGCCAGGAAAACCGCAGGCCCCGCCAGATCGGATTTCGCGTCGCCCCAGCGGCCTACCGGAGTCTGCGCGCGGATGAAACGGTCGAAGGGGTTCATCGCGCCATTCGGCATTTTTTCGCGCAGAGGTTCGTTAAGCGCGGTCGCCATGTAGCCGGGGCCGATGCCGTTGCACTGGATGTTGTAAGAACCGTATTCCGCGGCGATGTTTTTGGTGAGCATCTTAAGACCTCCCTTTGCTGAGGCGTACGCTGCCGCAGTCTCCCGTCCGACCTCGCTCATGATACCGCAGACGTTGATTATTTTTCCGCCGCCTCTTTGAATCATCGAAGGGATGGCCGTTTTAGCCGCGATAAATGCTCCAGTAAGGTCTACGTCAACGATTCGGCGGAAATCGGCAGCGGTCATTTCGATCATCGCTACTCTGTTGATAATGCCGGCGTTGTTAAATAGAATATCCACCGGCCCAATGTCGTTATTCACGCTGGTAAACAGCCCCTTCACTGCTGTCTCGTCGGCGACGTCGCAAACGTAACCCTTTGCTTCGATACCCTTAGCGAAGTATGCTTGCATCCCATTTTCAATAGATTCACGACTCTTTGCGTTAAAGGCAATTTTCGCCCCAGCTTCTGCCAGCGCACAAGCCATAGCAAAACCTAGTCCGCGGGCCCCTCCTGTAACAAGCGCCACTTTCCCTTTCAAGGAAAATAAATTTTTAGATGTCATACAGCCTCACCTCTCTTTTTACAGTGAACATACGCCTCGGTCAAAGCATGAAACCGGCAAAGTCTTCGTCGTATTTTGTAGGGATGATCTCATAATACTCGCACTCGGTAATGCCATTGATTCTGAAGGGATCCTCTGCAAGAATAGCCTTTACTTCCTCTTCCGTATCGACTTTGAATAATATCGCTCCGCCAACGCGAGGATTACGCCGTCCGGAGAAGATTATTTTTTTCCGGTCATAGTACCCATCCAAAAATACTGAATGGGCTGGTAAAAACTTATCCACTTCTTCCATTCCTTTAATGTACTTTGTTAAAACCAGAAACATCTTTACTTCCTCCTATTTATATAGAGTTATATAGAGAATTTGCCCGCATATTGATAAATACGGGTACGCTCCTTAAAAAACTTAATTCGTTTTACCAGTTCTTACTGTGCCGCGCCTGCTACAACATCCTTAAAACCGAGCATTATAGCGATTGGTATCGTAATAATGATGCTCAACACGACCTGTTCAAACCAAATTCCAATAGCGTTTGCTCTTTTTCCATGATAATATCCATCCATCGAGTCTATATAACTTAAAAAAGCTTATTTTTTCGCGACGAGTTTCGTGAGGAACGTTTCGTCGGCGAGGTATGGCAGGGTGATGTGCTGCCCCGTGCGGTTGCCGTTGAAGGCTGCTGAGACTTCGAGCGCACCGTCGTTCCGCGCCCAGGCGCGCCTAGCCACGCCGCTCATCACGTCCCAGTTCAGCGCGCTCTTTATCGCTTCGTCCACGCGGAACGAGCCGTCAAGCACGAGCCCAAAGCCGCCGTTGATCGACCGGCCGATGCCGACGCCGCCGCCGTTGTGCAGCGCGACGAGGCTCATGCCGCGCGCGGCGTTGCCCGCAAAGCAGAGCGTCGCCATGTCCGCCATGATGTTGCTGCCGTCTTTGATGTTCGCCGTCTCTCGGTAGGGCGAATCGGTGCCCGATACGTCGTGATGGTCGCGCCCGAGCATTACGGGGCCGATCTCGCCGTTTCTCACCATCTCGTTGAATTTGAGCGCGATGCGGATGCGCCCCTCGGCGTCCTGATAGAGGATGCGGCACTGGGTGCCGACGACGAGGCGGTTGTTTTCCGCGTCGCGTATCCAGGCCCAGTTGTCGCGGTCTTGGATACGCCTGTCTGGGTCGATGCATGCCATCGCCGCCATATCGGTCTTGCGGAGGTCTTCGGGGTCGCGCGAGAGGCAGCACCAGCGGAAGGGGCCGTAGCCATAGTCGAAGAGCAGCGGTCCCATGATGTCCTCGACGTAGCTTGGGAAGATGAAGCCGTCGTGCGTGTCCGTGCCGTTCTTTGCCACCTCTTTGACACCAGCGTCGTAAACGGCGCGCAGGAAGGAGTTACCATAATCGAAGAAGTAGCTGCCGCGGTCTACGAGGGTCTTTATCAGCTCAAAGTGTTTCCTGAGCGTCCTGTCTACGAGGGTGCGGAACTTTTCCGGCTCGTCTTTCAGCAGCCTTGTCCTCTCTTCAAAGGTGATGCCGCAGGGGCAATAGCCGCCGTCGTAGGCGGCGTGGCAGCTTGTCTGGTCGGAGAGGAGGTCGACGGCTATCTGGTGGTCGACGGCGTATTGGAGGAGGTCGACGATGTTGCCGTGGAAGGCGATGGAACTGACTTCGCCTCCGGCCATTTCTTCTTTCGCCATCGCGAAGGCCTCTTCCGCCGTCCCGGCGATTCGTCTGACCCAGCCCTGCTCATGGCGCGTCTTAATCCTCGACCAGTCAACCTCGGCGGTGATCGAGACGCAGCCGGCTATGTCCGCCGCCTTCGGCTGCGCGCCGCTCATGCCGCCGAGGCCGGAGGTGACATAGAGCCTGCCCTTGAGCCCGTCGTTCTGCGCGCCGAATTTAAGGCGTCCCGCGTTGAGGATGGTGTTGTAAGTGCCGTGGACGATGCCCTGTGGCCCGATGTACATCCAGCCGCCCGCCGTCATCTGCCCGTAGTTCGAGACGCCGAGCTGCATCGCGCGGTGCCACTCTTCCTGATTGTCGAAGAGACCGACCATCAGGCCGTTGGCGAGCATCACGC includes:
- a CDS encoding urocanate hydratase, translated to MMDNKLLGEAMKIRLEFPGGLPPKKEFDPQYRRAPNRVYTLNEKETVLALKNALRYIPEEYHAEIAPEFLEELRTRGRIYGYRFRPEGRLYGKPISEYKSGCVEGKAFQVMIDNNLDFDVALYPYELVTYGETGQVCQNWMQYLLIKKYLEILTPDQTLVLESGHPLGLFKSSPTAPRVMLANGLMVGLFDNQEEWHRAMQLGVSNYGQMTAGGWMYIGPQGIVHGTYNTILNAGRLKFGAQNDGLKGRLYVTSGLGGMSGAQPKAADIAGCVSITAEVDWSRIKTRHEQGWVRRIAGTAEEAFAMAKEEMAGGEVSSIAFHGNIVDLLQYAVDHQIAVDLLSDQTSCHAAYDGGYCPCGITFEERTRLLKDEPEKFRTLVDRTLRKHFELIKTLVDRGSYFFDYGNSFLRAVYDAGVKEVAKNGTDTHDGFIFPSYVEDIMGPLLFDYGYGPFRWCCLSRDPEDLRKTDMAAMACIDPDRRIQDRDNWAWIRDAENNRLVVGTQCRILYQDAEGRIRIALKFNEMVRNGEIGPVMLGRDHHDVSGTDSPYRETANIKDGSNIMADMATLCFAGNAARGMSLVALHNGGGVGIGRSINGGFGLVLDGSFRVDEAIKSALNWDVMSGVARRAWARNDGALEVSAAFNGNRTGQHITLPYLADETFLTKLVAKK
- a CDS encoding gluconate 5-dehydrogenase; this encodes MTSKNLFSLKGKVALVTGGARGLGFAMACALAEAGAKIAFNAKSRESIENGMQAYFAKGIEAKGYVCDVADETAVKGLFTSVNNDIGPVDILFNNAGIINRVAMIEMTAADFRRIVDVDLTGAFIAAKTAIPSMIQRGGGKIINVCGIMSEVGRETAAAYASAKGGLKMLTKNIAAEYGSYNIQCNGIGPGYMATALNEPLREKMPNGAMNPFDRFIRAQTPVGRWGDAKSDLAGPAVFLASAASDFVNGQILYVDGGFLSYLGRNV
- a CDS encoding YciI family protein — its product is MFLVLTKYIKGMEEVDKFLPAHSVFLDGYYDRKKIIFSGRRNPRVGGAILFKVDTEEEVKAILAEDPFRINGITECEYYEIIPTKYDEDFAGFML